The Pygocentrus nattereri isolate fPygNat1 chromosome 4, fPygNat1.pri, whole genome shotgun sequence genome includes a window with the following:
- the LOC108432793 gene encoding trace amine-associated receptor 13c-like gives MLQATNSSFLVEADLKEYCYPESNVSCVRSFYSVAAQSVLYVLLVLAMSVTILGNSVVIISIAHFKQLHTPTNMLVMSLALADLLLGVIVMPFSMIRSVDGCWYFGEAFCLLHSSFDIFLTSASTFHLMCVAIDRYQAVCHPLQYPTRITIPTAWVMVAVSWITAAGYSYGLMYSKANVVNLDEYIESISCMGSCNLVFNALWGPLDALLCFLSPCTVMFCLYAQIFLVSKRHARKIEGTKQSRNETSLNKVSQSMKRENKAAKTLGIVVGTFIFCWMPFYVNSLMEPHINFSTPVELFEVFVWLGYINSTLNPLIYGLFYPWFRKCLYLIVTLRIFAPHSSDTNVFAA, from the coding sequence ATGCTGCAAGCTACAAACTCATCTTTCCTGGTGGAGGCAGATTTGAAGGAGTACTGTTATCCTGAGTCTAACGTGTCTTGTGTGAGAAGCTTTTACAGTGTAGCGGCTCAATCTGTGTTATATGTTTTACTGGTGTTGGCGATGTCAGTGACCATTCTAGGGAACTCAGTGGTCATCATCTCCATTGCGCATTTCAAACAACTTCACACGCCCACCAACATGCTGGTGATGTCTCTAGCCCTGGCGGACCTGTTGCTGGGTGTGATTGTTATGCCGTTCAGCATGATCCGATCTGTGGATGGGTGCTGGTACTTTGGAGAAGCTTTCTGTTTATTGCACTctagttttgacatttttctcaCCTCTGCATCAACCTTTCACCTGATGTGCGTTGCTATAGACCGATATCAGGCTGTGTGCCATCCGCTTCAGTACCCGACAAGAATAACCATACCTACTGCATGGGTGATGGTCGCTGTGAGCTGGATTACAGCCGCAGGGTATTCTTACGGTCTCATGTATTCAAAAGCAAATGTAGTAAATCTGGATGAGTACATTGAATCAATATCTTGCATGGGAAGTTGTAACCTTGTGTTTAATGCACTGTGGGGGCCTCTGGATGCCTTGTTATGTTTCCTTTCTCCTTGCACAGTCATGTTTTGCTTGTACGCTCAAATATTTTTGGTTTCAAAAAGACACGCAAGGAAAATTGAGGGAACAAAGCAGAGCAGAAATGAGACGAGCTTAAACAAGGTTTCCCAAAGCATGAAACGTGAGAACAAGGCAGCGAAAACCCTCGGCATTGTTGTAGGCACATTCATATTTTGCTGGATGCCGTTTTATGTCAACTCCCTAATGGAACCTCACATTAACTTCTCCACTCCTGTAGAACTTTTTGAAGTGTTTGTCTGGTTGGGCTACATCAATTCAACTTTAAATCCCTTAATATATGGCCTCTTCTACCCCTGGTTCAGGAAATGTCTCTATCTCATTGTTACACTGAGAATATTTGCCCCTCATTCCTCTGACACTAATGTCTTTGCAGCTTGA
- the LOC108432794 gene encoding trace amine-associated receptor 13c-like encodes MLQATNSSFLVEADLKEYCYPESNVSCVRSFYSVAARSVLYVLLVLAMSVTILGNSVVIISIAHFKQLHTPTNMLVMSLALADLLLGVIVMPFSMIRSVDGCWYFGEAFCLLHSSFDMLLTTASIFHLMCVATDRYQAVCHPLQYPTRITIPTAWLMVAVSWITAAGYSYGLMYSKANVEKLDEYIESISCMGSCNLVFNALWGALDTLIGFLLPCTVMFCLYAQIFLVSKRHARKIEGTKQSRNETSLNKVSQSMKRENKAAKTLGIVVGAFIFCWIPFFINSLIDPYINFSTPVVLFEVFVWLGYINSTLNPIIYGLFYPWFRKCLNLIVTLRIFAPHSSDTNVFAA; translated from the coding sequence ATGCTGCAAGCTACAAACTCATCTTTCTTGGTGGAGGCAGATTTGAAGGAGTACTGTTATCCTGAGTCTAACGTGTCTTGTGTGAGAAGCTTTTACAGTGTAGCGGCTCGATCTGTGTTATATGTTTTACTGGTGTTGGCGATGTCAGTGACCATTCTAGGGAACTCAGTGGTCATCATCTCCATTGCGCATTTCAAACAACTGCACACGCCCACCAACATGCTGGTGATGTCTCTAGCCCTGGCGGACCTGTTGCTGGGTGTGATTGTTATGCCGTTCAGCATGATCCGATCTGTGGATGGGTGCTGGTACTTTGGAGAAGCTTTCTGCTTATTGCACTCTAGTTTTGACATGCTCCTCACCACTGCCTCTATTTTCCACCTGATGTGCGTTGCTACAGACCGATATCAGGCTGTGTGCCATCCGCTTCAGTACCCGACAAGGATAACCATACCTACTGCATGGCTGATGGTCGCTGTGAGCTGGATTACAGCCGCAGGGTATTCTTACGGTCTCATGTATTCAAAAGCAAATGTAGAAAAACTAGATGAGTACATTGAATCAATATCTTGCATGGGAAGTTGTAACCTTGTGTTTAATGCACTGTGGGGGGCTCTGGATACATTGATAGGATTTCTTCTGCCTTGCACAgtcatgttttgtttgtatgcTCAAATTTTTTTGGTTTCAAAAAGACACGCAAGGAAAATTGAGGGAACAAAGCAGAGCAGAAATGAGACGAGCTTAAACAAGGTTTCCCAAAGCATGAAACGTGAGAACAAGGCAGCGAAAACCCTCGGCATTGTTGTAGGCgcatttattttttgctggATACCGTTTTTTATCAACTCTCTAATTGATCCTTACATTAACTTCTCCACTCCTGTAGTACTTTTTGAAGTGTTTGTCTGGTTGGGCTACATCAATTCAACTTTAAATCCCATAATATATGGCCTCTTCTACCCCTGGTTCAGGAAATGTCTCAATCTCATTGTTACACTGAGAATATTTGCCCCTCATTCCTCTGACACTAATGTCTTTGCAGCTTGA
- the LOC108432817 gene encoding trace amine-associated receptor 4-like, with translation MAWMDMLFVNKTDVENVLLCFPHQPDSCAGKHRFLVLRVAMYVCMLLAILMTVFGNLLVIVSISHFKQLHSPTNFIILSLAWVDSLLGCLVMPFSMVRWVEGCWLLGELFCQIHSSLDMTLSIASILHLCLVSIDRFVAICEPLSYRMKVTNANVAVCIAVIWLFSCVFSFGIVFSKVNVMDLDEHMLNPCVGNCALVFNKEWGVIAPLLNFYIPGTIMSCLYLKIFYVARRQAKVISVGTAVTSGEKSQVSEQRERKAAKTLGIVMGVFLLCWLPFFLTTVIDPFLGFSTPVEVFDALVWFGYFNSMFNPLIYGFFYPRFQKAFKIIISRSVCRSTNSNFVLQ, from the coding sequence ATGGCTTGGATGGACATGCTGTTCGTGAATAAAACTGATGTGGAGAACGTGCTTCTCTGCTTCCCTCACCAGCCTGACTCTTGCGCCGGCAAGCATCGCTTCCTGGTGCTCAGAGTGGCCATGTACGTCTGCATGCTGTTGGCGATCCTCATGACCGTCTTCGGGAACCTGCTTGTCATCGTTTCCATTTCCCACTTTAAACAGCTGCATTCTCCAACTAACTTCATCATCCTCTCTTTAGCTTGGGTGGACAGTTTGTTGGGCTGTCTGGTCATGCCCTTCAGTATGGTGAGGTGGGTGGAAGGCTGCTGGCTCTTGGGTGAACTTTTTTGTCAAATCCATTCCAGTTTGGATATGACGTTAAGCATTGCCTCAATTCTGCACCTGTGTTTGGTATCCATTGATCGATTTGTGGCCATTTGTGAACCTCTGAGTTATAGAATGAAGGTGACAAATGCCAATGTGGCTGTGTGCATCGCAGTCATTTGGCTGTTTTCATGCGTGTTTAGCTTTGGGATCGTGTTTTCAAAGGTGAATGTTATGGACCTGGATGAACACATGCTAAACCCCTGTGTGGGAAACTGTGCTTTGGTATTTAATAAGGAATGGGGCGTTATTGCACCGCTTCTTAACTTTTACATTCCAGGAACTATAATGAGCTGCCTCTACCTTAAAATCTTCTACGTTGCAAGAAGACAAGCAAAAGTAATATCTGTCGGAACAGCTGTGACATCTGGCGAGAAAAGCCAAGTGTCGGAGCAGCGGGAGAGGAAGGCAGCTAAGACTCTGGGCATTGTTATGGGGGTTTTCCTGCTGTGCTGGCTGCCGTTTTTCCTCACCACTGTAATCGATCCGTTCCTTGGCTTCTCAACTCCTGTTGAGGTTTTTGATGCCCTGGTGTGGTTTGGCTATTTCAACTCCATGTTCAACCCTCTGATCTACGGCTTTTTCTATCCACGCTTCCAGAAAGCATTTAAGATCATCATATCAAGATCTGTTTGTCGCTCGACAAACTCAAACTTTGTACTTCAGTAA